GTAAGCGACCGAAGGATCTCATAAAACCGTGTTTTCTGAGATTCTTCGGCCTTCGGCCTCAGAATGACCTTTTTAGCGTTATTATTTTTAATTTCGGTTAAGGTGTGCACTTTTAAAACATAAATCGTCTAAAAACTGTGCACTTTTAATTCGTAGATAACATGTCTTAAAACTATAATTGACATTTTTCAGAGGACGTGCTATAAATTAAAACTATGGATGCTAAAAGATTTAAAAGGATTATTTCTAAGTTTAATCGCGCCAAGGTGTTAGTCATTGGCGACTTTATGCTCGATGAGTTTATCTGGGGCGAGGTATCTCGCATTTCTCCAGAAGCGCCTGTGCCGGTTGTCAAAGTCAATTCTAAATCATTTATGCCCGGTGGAGCGCTTAACGTGGTTAATAATATTTCTATGCTGGGAGGAAGAGTTTTTCCATGCGGGGTGATTGGCCGGGACAGAAACGGAAAGAAATTAATCGGATATTTGAAAGAGCGGGGAACCGACACCAAAGGCGTATTTTCTACCTGCCAGCGGCCAACTACCTCAAAAACAAGGATTGTCGCCCGGCATCAGCAAGTAGTAAGAGTGGACACCGAAGACGAAAATCCTGTGGATCTCAAGCTTATTAACCGGATTATAGCATTTGTCCGGGATAGGATCGTCTCTGTGGATATTATTTTGATCGAGGATTATGGCAAAGGAATAATTACTCCCCGCTTACTTTTAGAGGTTTTGTCTATTGCCAGAAGACATAAAAAAATAATAGCCGTTGACCCAAAAGGAGATAATTTTTCTTATTATAAAGGAGTAACGATTATTACTCCCAATCATCATGAGGCGCAGGCAGTAACAGGAATAAAACTAAGCGGCGAAAATGCCTTGGAGCGAACAGGTAAGAAGCTGTTAAATGAACTAAAGGTTCAGGCAGTGCTGATCACTCTTGGTGAAGCAGGGATGTGTTTATTTGAATCGTCAGGCAAGATAACCCATATTCCTACAAAAGCCCAGGAAGTTTTTGATGTGTCTGGAGCAGGTGATACAGTAATTGCTTCAGTTGGTCTGGCTTTGGCTAGCGGCGCGACCATGCAGGAAGCAGCAGCTATTTCTAATTATGCAGCCGGGATTGTAGTGGGTAAACTGGGTATAGCGACGGTAACCCAAGACGAATTGCTGAAAAGTATAGTTCAAGGTGCAAAGCAGGAAGAAATACATAGAAATAAGAAGAAGCTCAAAGAAGATTTCCATTAATTTCTATTTATTTCGCGACAAAATTCCGAAGGAACTTTGAAGCATATTTCTATAGGTTTTTTTGGAGGTAAAAATATGGATGTTATTGGTGTAATTCCAGCACGTTATGAATCCTCCCGGTTTCCCGGCAAGGTGTTAGCCAATATTTTAGGCCGAACCATGATCCAGTGGGTTTGGGAAGCTGCCAGCAAGGCCCATTTGCTGGAGGATTTGATTATAGCCACTGACGATGAAAAGGTGATGAAGGCAATAGAGGCTTTCGGAGGAAAGGGTATTTTAACATCAAAAGGTCATCTTAGCGGTGCAGATAGGATATGCGAGATAGTCAATCCTTTGGATGTCAAGGTAATTGTAAATATCCAGGGCGATGAACCGCTGATTAAACCGGCGATGATTGATGATTTAGCCAGCGTCCTGGTCGAAGACCCTTCTACCCAAATGGTTACCTTAAAGCATGAGATACAGGACAGGGTTCAGCTGCATGATCCAAACATAGTTAAAGTAGTGACTGACAAGGATGGTTTTGCTTTATATTTCTCACGCTCATGCATTCCTTATCAGGTTAAACAAACAGAAGGATCAGTCTTTTCCCCGCACGGGGTATATAAACACATCGGGATGTATGCTTATACTAAAGATTTTTTGTTTAGTTTTGCTAATTTTATTCCATCCTCTTTGGAAAAAGCAGAATCCCTCGAACAACTGCGGGTCTTAGAGCACGGCTGTAAAATAAAGGTTGTTGAAACAAAGTATGATTCTATCAGCGTAGATACACCGCGGGATTTAGACGAGGTAAAGAAACGGATACAATAAACTGCTAAACTATTAAACTGCTAAACTGTTAAACTGTTAAATTGCCAAACTGTTATAACAATTTAGCCATTTAACAATTTAACCATTTAAAAAATGACCAGAGAAATAAAAGTAGGTAATGTAAAAATAGGCGGGAACAACCCTTTAGTCCTGATCGCAGGCCCTTGTGTTATTGAGGATGAGGAAAAGGCTCTTTCTCATGCCGGGATGCTGAAGGATATTACTGCCCGCCTGGATATCCCCTTGATATATAAGTCCAGTTATGATAAAGCGAACCGGACATCTATTTCTTCTTTTCGGGGGCCGGGGGTTAAAAAAGGCATAAAGATCTTAGAAAAAGT
Above is a window of Candidatus Omnitrophota bacterium DNA encoding:
- the rfaE1 gene encoding D-glycero-beta-D-manno-heptose-7-phosphate kinase, producing the protein MDAKRFKRIISKFNRAKVLVIGDFMLDEFIWGEVSRISPEAPVPVVKVNSKSFMPGGALNVVNNISMLGGRVFPCGVIGRDRNGKKLIGYLKERGTDTKGVFSTCQRPTTSKTRIVARHQQVVRVDTEDENPVDLKLINRIIAFVRDRIVSVDIILIEDYGKGIITPRLLLEVLSIARRHKKIIAVDPKGDNFSYYKGVTIITPNHHEAQAVTGIKLSGENALERTGKKLLNELKVQAVLITLGEAGMCLFESSGKITHIPTKAQEVFDVSGAGDTVIASVGLALASGATMQEAAAISNYAAGIVVGKLGIATVTQDELLKSIVQGAKQEEIHRNKKKLKEDFH
- the kdsB gene encoding 3-deoxy-manno-octulosonate cytidylyltransferase, whose product is MDVIGVIPARYESSRFPGKVLANILGRTMIQWVWEAASKAHLLEDLIIATDDEKVMKAIEAFGGKGILTSKGHLSGADRICEIVNPLDVKVIVNIQGDEPLIKPAMIDDLASVLVEDPSTQMVTLKHEIQDRVQLHDPNIVKVVTDKDGFALYFSRSCIPYQVKQTEGSVFSPHGVYKHIGMYAYTKDFLFSFANFIPSSLEKAESLEQLRVLEHGCKIKVVETKYDSISVDTPRDLDEVKKRIQ